The Archangium lipolyticum genome window below encodes:
- the sbnB gene encoding 2,3-diaminopropionate biosynthesis protein SbnB, with protein MSFEFAIVPGKVIHELIHGDIAGCVQQVERAYLLHGERKSVNPDSYFLRFPDKPDARIIALPAYLGGDYDVAGLKWISSFPANVKKGFPRASAALLLNDYETGYPFACLESSIISAARTAGSAVLAAQWLNGGQRRTRSLAIVGNGLIARYIYDFFLKMNWEVEEVWLYDTTPGEAERFADKVCDKARHRRVHVAPDLATALRSSDMVLLATTVPTPYITDASLLSHHPIVLNISLRDVSPEIVLQSYNIVDDVEHVMKANTSPHLAEKLSGGRDFVTGTLAQLIKGECKVDRSRTILFSPFGLGVLDLAVGSWVFEQAKAAGKTVEINDFFYELTR; from the coding sequence ATGTCCTTCGAATTCGCCATCGTCCCCGGCAAGGTCATCCACGAACTCATCCATGGCGACATCGCCGGCTGTGTCCAGCAGGTGGAGCGTGCCTATCTGCTTCATGGCGAGCGCAAGAGCGTCAACCCGGACAGCTACTTCCTGCGCTTCCCCGACAAGCCGGACGCCCGCATCATCGCCCTCCCGGCCTACCTGGGCGGCGACTACGACGTGGCGGGGCTGAAGTGGATCTCCAGCTTCCCGGCGAACGTGAAGAAAGGCTTCCCCCGGGCCTCCGCCGCGCTGCTGCTCAATGACTACGAGACGGGCTACCCCTTCGCCTGCCTGGAAAGCTCCATCATCTCGGCGGCGCGTACGGCGGGCTCGGCGGTGCTGGCGGCGCAGTGGCTCAATGGAGGGCAGCGGCGCACGCGCTCGCTGGCCATCGTCGGCAACGGCCTCATCGCCCGCTACATCTACGACTTCTTCCTGAAGATGAACTGGGAGGTGGAGGAGGTGTGGCTGTACGACACCACGCCTGGCGAGGCCGAGCGCTTCGCGGACAAGGTGTGCGACAAGGCGCGGCACCGTCGCGTGCACGTGGCGCCGGATCTGGCCACCGCGCTGCGCTCCAGCGACATGGTGCTGCTGGCCACCACGGTGCCCACGCCCTACATCACCGACGCGAGCCTGCTGTCCCACCATCCCATCGTGCTCAACATCTCGCTGCGCGACGTGTCGCCGGAGATCGTCCTCCAGAGCTACAACATCGTGGATGACGTGGAGCACGTGATGAAGGCGAACACCTCGCCCCATCTGGCGGAGAAGCTCAGCGGGGGACGTGACTTCGTCACCGGCACGCTGGCCCAGCTCATCAAGGGCGAGTGCAAGGTGGACCGCTCGCGCACCATCCTCTTCTCGCCCTTCGGTCTGGGGGTGTTGGACCTGGCGGTGGGCTCATGGGTGTTCGAGCAGGCGAAGGCCGCCGGGAAGACCGTGGAGATCAACGACTTCTTCTACGAGCTGACGCGCTAG
- the ndk gene encoding nucleoside-diphosphate kinase, translating into MAIERTLSIIKPDGLQKGVIGKIISRFEEKGLKPVAIRLQQLSQAQAEGFYAVHKARPFFKDLVNFMISGPVVLMVLEGENAVLANRDIMGATNPANAAPGTIRRDFATSIDQNTVHGSDSLENAKIEIAYFFRETEIHGYDWTAKK; encoded by the coding sequence ATGGCCATCGAGCGTACGCTGTCCATCATCAAGCCCGACGGGCTGCAGAAGGGCGTCATCGGCAAGATCATCTCCCGCTTCGAGGAGAAGGGTCTCAAGCCGGTCGCCATCCGCCTGCAGCAGCTCTCCCAGGCCCAGGCCGAGGGGTTCTACGCCGTCCACAAGGCGCGCCCCTTCTTCAAGGACCTGGTCAACTTCATGATCTCCGGCCCCGTGGTGCTCATGGTGCTGGAGGGTGAGAACGCCGTCCTGGCCAACCGCGACATCATGGGCGCCACCAACCCGGCCAACGCCGCTCCTGGCACCATCCGCCGCGACTTCGCCACCAGCATCGACCAGAACACGGTGCACGGCTCGGACAGCCTCGAGAACGCCAAGATCGAGATCGCGTACTTCTTCCGCGAGACCGAGATCCACGGCTACGACTGGACGGCCAAGAAGTAG
- the sucD gene encoding succinate--CoA ligase subunit alpha — MSILVNENTKVLCQGITGSAGSFHSKQMLEYGTKLVAGVTPGKGGTDFEGKVPVFNSVADAVKQTGANTSVVFVPPPFAADSIMEAADAGISLIIAITEGIPVNDMVKAKRYLQGKPGVRLIGPNCPGVITPGARCKIGIMPGHIHKPGRIGVVSRSGTLTYEAVFQLTQLGLGQSTAVGIGGDPVNGTDFVDVLKLFNADPETDAVIMIGEIGGDAEERGAEYVAREFTKPIAGFIAGQSAPPGKRMGHAGAIISGGKGTASEKIKAMEAAGIVMAASPAELGTTLQEAVKRGVPKKNR; from the coding sequence ATGAGCATCCTCGTCAACGAGAACACGAAGGTCCTCTGCCAGGGCATCACCGGCTCGGCGGGCTCGTTCCACTCCAAGCAGATGCTGGAGTACGGCACGAAGCTGGTCGCGGGCGTCACGCCGGGCAAGGGTGGCACCGACTTCGAGGGCAAGGTCCCCGTCTTCAACTCGGTGGCCGACGCGGTGAAGCAGACCGGCGCCAACACCTCGGTCGTCTTCGTTCCGCCCCCCTTCGCCGCCGACTCCATCATGGAGGCCGCTGACGCGGGCATCTCCCTCATCATCGCCATCACCGAGGGCATCCCCGTCAACGACATGGTCAAGGCCAAGCGCTACCTGCAGGGCAAGCCCGGCGTGCGCCTGATCGGCCCCAACTGCCCCGGCGTCATCACCCCGGGCGCCAGGTGCAAGATCGGCATCATGCCGGGCCACATCCACAAGCCGGGCCGCATCGGCGTGGTGTCGCGCTCCGGTACGCTCACCTACGAGGCCGTGTTCCAGCTCACCCAGCTGGGCCTGGGCCAGTCCACCGCGGTGGGCATCGGTGGTGATCCGGTCAACGGCACGGACTTCGTGGACGTGCTGAAGCTGTTCAACGCCGACCCCGAGACGGATGCCGTCATCATGATCGGCGAGATCGGCGGCGACGCCGAGGAGCGCGGCGCCGAGTACGTGGCGCGCGAGTTCACCAAGCCCATCGCCGGCTTCATCGCCGGCCAGTCGGCGCCCCCGGGCAAGCGCATGGGCCACGCCGGCGCCATCATCTCCGGTGGCAAGGGCACGGCCTCGGAGAAGATCAAGGCGATGGAGGCCGCTGGCATCGTCATGGCCGCCAGCCCCGCCGAGCTCGGCACCACGCTGCAGGAGGCCGTCAAGCGCGGCGTCCCCAAGAAGAACCGCTAG
- the sucC gene encoding ADP-forming succinate--CoA ligase subunit beta, which translates to MKIHEYQGKELFRKYGVPTPRGILALSPNEAEAAAKQLATPVVVVKAQIHAGGRGKGGGVKLAKSPAEAKELAKQMLGMKLKTIQTGPEGQTVHKVYIEEGLAIGQELYLGVTLDRATSRITFMASREGGVEIEEVAAHSPEKILREAVDPAVGFQDFQGRKLAFGLGLTGPTVNKFVQFCSALYRMYVETDSSLVEINPLVILKDGGVVALDAKVNFDENALYRHKELIEYRDVAEEEPRETQAKEWDLAYIALEGNIGCMVNGAGLAMATMDTIKLVGGAPANFLDVGGGASKEKVTAAFKLILADPAVKAVLVNIFGGIMKCDVIAEGIIAAAKEVQLKVPLVVRLEGTNVEKGKELLRNSGLAITPADNLRQAAEKAVAALK; encoded by the coding sequence ATGAAGATCCACGAGTACCAGGGCAAGGAACTCTTCCGGAAGTATGGCGTCCCCACGCCGAGGGGCATCCTCGCGCTCTCGCCCAACGAGGCCGAGGCGGCCGCCAAGCAGCTGGCGACCCCCGTGGTCGTCGTGAAGGCCCAGATCCACGCGGGTGGCCGCGGCAAGGGTGGCGGCGTGAAGCTCGCCAAGAGCCCCGCCGAGGCCAAGGAGCTCGCCAAGCAGATGCTCGGCATGAAGCTCAAGACGATCCAGACCGGGCCCGAGGGCCAGACGGTCCACAAGGTCTACATCGAGGAGGGTCTGGCCATCGGTCAGGAGCTGTACCTCGGTGTGACGCTGGATCGTGCCACCTCGCGCATCACCTTCATGGCCTCCCGTGAGGGCGGCGTGGAGATCGAGGAAGTGGCCGCCCACAGCCCCGAGAAGATCCTCCGCGAGGCGGTGGACCCGGCGGTGGGCTTCCAGGACTTCCAGGGCCGCAAGCTGGCCTTCGGCCTGGGCCTCACCGGCCCCACGGTGAACAAGTTCGTCCAGTTCTGCTCCGCGCTCTACCGCATGTACGTGGAGACGGACTCCTCCCTGGTGGAGATCAACCCGCTCGTCATCCTCAAGGACGGCGGCGTGGTGGCGCTCGACGCGAAGGTGAACTTCGACGAGAACGCCCTCTACCGGCACAAGGAGCTCATCGAGTACCGCGACGTGGCCGAGGAGGAGCCTCGCGAGACCCAGGCCAAGGAGTGGGACCTGGCCTACATCGCGCTCGAGGGCAACATCGGGTGCATGGTGAACGGCGCCGGTCTGGCCATGGCCACCATGGACACCATCAAGCTGGTGGGCGGTGCGCCGGCCAACTTCCTGGACGTGGGCGGTGGCGCGAGCAAGGAGAAGGTGACGGCGGCCTTCAAGCTGATCCTCGCCGACCCGGCCGTGAAGGCGGTGCTCGTCAACATCTTCGGCGGCATCATGAAGTGCGACGTCATCGCCGAGGGCATCATCGCCGCGGCGAAGGAAGTGCAGCTCAAGGTTCCGCTCGTGGTGCGGCTCGAGGGCACCAACGTGGAGAAGGGCAAGGAGCTGCTGCGCAACTCCGGCCTCGCCATCACCCCCGCCGACAACCTCCGCCAGGCCGCCGAGAAGGCCGTCGCGGCGTTGAAGTAG
- the sdhB gene encoding succinate dehydrogenase iron-sulfur subunit produces the protein MDNATAQAPVSTNTKHVTFRIWRQDGPDKAGRYDEFRVPYRPGANVVSCLMEIQRNPVTTDGRNVPPVIWDAACLEEVCGSCAMNINGRVRMACSALIDRIIGNGEPIITLEPMKKFPVTRDLAVDRSRMFDALKRVKAWINIDGTHNLGPGPRQSPGDQTVMYKLSTCITCGSCLEACPQVTIDNDFLGAAAISQARLFNMNPTGKMNAEERVRGLMGPGGIQDCGKAQNCVKVCPKEIPLTTSIAVMNREVTKQVIKDIFFDQEDEKKSAGGPA, from the coding sequence ATGGACAACGCGACCGCGCAGGCGCCTGTCAGCACCAACACCAAGCACGTCACCTTCCGCATCTGGCGCCAGGACGGCCCGGACAAGGCGGGCCGCTACGACGAGTTCCGCGTCCCGTATCGTCCGGGCGCCAACGTCGTCTCCTGCCTCATGGAGATCCAGCGCAACCCGGTCACCACGGACGGCCGCAATGTTCCTCCGGTCATCTGGGACGCCGCCTGCCTCGAGGAGGTCTGCGGCAGCTGCGCCATGAACATCAACGGGCGGGTCCGCATGGCCTGCTCGGCGCTGATCGACCGCATCATCGGCAACGGGGAGCCCATCATCACCCTGGAGCCGATGAAGAAGTTCCCGGTCACGCGCGACCTCGCGGTGGATCGCAGCCGCATGTTCGACGCGCTCAAGCGCGTGAAGGCGTGGATCAACATCGACGGCACGCACAACCTCGGCCCCGGTCCCCGTCAGTCCCCGGGTGATCAGACGGTGATGTACAAGCTGTCCACGTGCATCACGTGCGGCAGCTGCCTCGAGGCGTGCCCCCAGGTGACGATCGACAACGACTTCCTCGGCGCCGCCGCCATCAGCCAGGCCCGCCTCTTCAACATGAACCCCACCGGCAAGATGAACGCCGAGGAGCGCGTCCGGGGTCTCATGGGTCCGGGCGGCATCCAGGACTGCGGCAAGGCGCAGAACTGCGTCAAGGTGTGCCCGAAGGAGATCCCCCTGACCACGTCCATCGCGGTGATGAACCGCGAGGTGACCAAGCAGGTCATCAAGGACATCTTCTTCGACCAGGAGGACGAGAAGAAGTCCGCGGGCGGACCTGCCTAG
- the sdhA gene encoding succinate dehydrogenase flavoprotein subunit, with protein sequence MAAAARFTVVGGGLAGLMTTIKLAEAGHQVDILSLVPVKRSHSVCAQGGINGAVNTKGEGDSPEIHVKDTLRGGDFLAEQISVRGMCYAAPGIIYLLDRMGVTFNRTAEGLLDFRRFGGTLHHRTAFAGATTGQQLLYALDEQVRRWEAEGRVTKYEYWEWLGTVKDGTGRVIGSVAMDLRTNEIRTFPAEAVCLATGGPGIVFGRSTNSIINTGTAAGRAFMEGAIYANGEFIQVHPTSIPGEDKLRLMSESVRGEGGRVWVPRKKGDTRDPKNIPESERFYFLEEKYPKYKNLVPRDVATREIFTVCREMGLGLGGGDAVYLDVTHIPAHVLTAKLGGVMEIYEKFVGDDPRYVPMKIFPGMHYSMGGLYVRFEAGPNNEPLAGSPINQSTNIPGLYATGEADYAYHGANRLGANSLLSCIYGGMIGGPAMAAFAKNNAKSATDADNQKYFAESKKFWEERFATIKKMDGKENAYGLTKELGDLMTENCTVVRYNDRLKKTLERIRDFKDRWKNLNALDTGSVGNRSISYANQLWNMFELAEVIAKSALLRDESRGAHYKPEFSLPEPKSKDPREDPQWMELWKKRHEKWAKTTIAKYAVEGPQISYEDIPTPVLDPEPRWYA encoded by the coding sequence ATGGCAGCAGCAGCGCGGTTCACGGTGGTGGGCGGCGGACTCGCCGGGCTGATGACCACCATCAAGCTTGCCGAGGCGGGCCACCAGGTCGACATCCTGTCGCTCGTGCCGGTGAAGCGTTCCCACTCGGTCTGCGCCCAGGGCGGTATCAACGGCGCGGTGAATACGAAGGGTGAGGGCGACTCCCCGGAGATCCACGTCAAGGACACGCTGCGAGGCGGCGACTTCCTGGCCGAGCAGATCTCCGTTCGCGGCATGTGCTACGCGGCCCCGGGCATCATCTACCTGCTCGACCGCATGGGCGTGACCTTCAACCGCACGGCGGAGGGTCTGCTGGACTTCCGGCGCTTCGGCGGCACGTTGCACCACCGGACGGCCTTCGCGGGCGCCACCACGGGCCAGCAGCTGCTGTACGCGCTGGACGAGCAGGTGCGCCGCTGGGAGGCCGAGGGCCGCGTCACCAAGTACGAGTACTGGGAGTGGCTCGGCACGGTGAAGGACGGCACGGGCCGCGTCATCGGCAGCGTGGCCATGGATCTGCGCACCAATGAGATCCGCACCTTCCCGGCCGAGGCGGTGTGCCTGGCCACCGGTGGCCCGGGCATCGTCTTCGGGCGCTCCACCAACTCCATCATCAACACCGGTACCGCCGCCGGCCGCGCCTTCATGGAGGGCGCCATCTACGCCAACGGCGAGTTCATCCAGGTGCACCCCACCTCCATCCCGGGTGAGGACAAGCTGCGCCTGATGAGCGAGTCGGTGCGTGGCGAGGGCGGCCGCGTCTGGGTGCCGCGCAAGAAGGGCGACACGCGCGACCCGAAGAACATCCCCGAGAGCGAGCGCTTCTACTTCCTCGAGGAGAAGTACCCCAAGTACAAGAACCTCGTGCCGCGCGACGTGGCCACGCGTGAGATCTTCACCGTGTGCCGCGAGATGGGCCTGGGCCTCGGCGGCGGCGACGCCGTGTACCTGGACGTCACGCACATCCCGGCCCACGTCCTCACCGCCAAGCTGGGCGGCGTGATGGAGATCTACGAGAAGTTCGTGGGGGATGATCCGCGCTACGTGCCCATGAAGATCTTCCCGGGCATGCACTACTCGATGGGCGGCCTGTACGTGCGCTTCGAGGCGGGCCCCAACAACGAGCCGCTCGCCGGCAGCCCCATCAACCAGTCCACCAACATCCCCGGCCTGTACGCCACGGGCGAGGCGGACTACGCCTACCACGGCGCGAACCGCCTGGGCGCCAACTCGCTGCTGTCCTGCATCTACGGCGGCATGATCGGCGGCCCGGCCATGGCGGCCTTCGCCAAGAACAACGCGAAGAGCGCCACCGACGCGGACAACCAGAAGTACTTCGCCGAGTCGAAGAAGTTCTGGGAGGAGCGCTTCGCCACCATCAAGAAGATGGACGGCAAGGAGAACGCGTACGGGCTCACCAAGGAGCTGGGCGACCTGATGACGGAGAACTGCACCGTCGTCCGCTACAACGACCGGCTCAAGAAGACGCTCGAGCGCATCCGCGACTTCAAGGATCGCTGGAAGAACCTCAACGCGCTGGACACCGGCAGCGTGGGCAACCGCAGCATCTCCTACGCCAACCAGCTGTGGAACATGTTCGAGCTGGCCGAGGTCATCGCCAAGAGCGCGCTGCTGCGCGACGAGAGCCGCGGCGCCCACTACAAGCCGGAGTTCTCGCTGCCCGAGCCCAAGTCGAAGGATCCTCGCGAGGATCCCCAGTGGATGGAGCTGTGGAAGAAGCGCCATGAGAAGTGGGCCAAGACGACCATCGCGAAGTACGCGGTGGAGGGCCCGCAGATCAGCTACGAGGACATCCCCACGCCCGTGCTCGACCCCGAGCCGCGCTGGTACGCCTGA
- the mdh gene encoding malate dehydrogenase, which translates to MAHTKKKIGLIGGGQIGGNLALLAVQKQLGDVVLYDIPAAEGMVKGKALDINQLSAVDGYDCRVTGSTDWKDVAGSDVVIITAGVPRKPGMSREDLLEVNLKIMRDVAANIKQHCPNAFVINVANPLDAMVFALQKISGLPKNMVVGMAGVLDTSRFKCFIAEALGCSIRDVEALVLGGHGDDMVPLVRHSTVGGVPLTQLIAKEKLDAIIDRTRKGGAELVNLYKTGSAYFAPASSSIAMAESYLLDRKRVLPAAALLEGQYGINGYFFGVPTQIGAGGVEKIVEVQLNDAEKAELNKSFESVKKTVGEVKL; encoded by the coding sequence ATGGCTCACACCAAGAAGAAGATCGGTCTCATCGGCGGCGGTCAGATCGGCGGCAACCTGGCCCTGCTCGCGGTGCAGAAGCAGCTCGGTGACGTCGTCCTCTACGACATCCCCGCGGCCGAGGGCATGGTCAAGGGCAAGGCGCTGGACATCAACCAGCTGTCCGCCGTGGACGGCTACGACTGCCGCGTCACCGGCTCCACCGACTGGAAGGACGTGGCCGGCTCGGACGTGGTCATCATCACGGCCGGCGTGCCCCGCAAGCCGGGCATGAGCCGCGAGGACCTGCTCGAGGTCAACCTGAAGATCATGCGGGACGTGGCTGCCAACATCAAGCAGCACTGCCCCAACGCCTTCGTCATCAACGTGGCCAACCCCCTGGACGCCATGGTGTTCGCGCTCCAGAAGATCTCTGGCCTGCCCAAGAACATGGTCGTCGGCATGGCGGGCGTGCTCGACACCAGCCGCTTCAAGTGCTTCATCGCCGAGGCGCTCGGCTGTTCCATCCGCGACGTCGAGGCCCTGGTGCTCGGCGGCCACGGTGACGACATGGTTCCGCTCGTGCGTCACAGCACCGTGGGCGGCGTGCCCCTCACCCAGCTCATCGCCAAGGAGAAGCTGGACGCCATCATCGACCGCACCCGCAAGGGCGGCGCCGAGCTGGTGAACCTCTACAAGACGGGCAGCGCCTACTTCGCCCCCGCCTCCAGCTCCATCGCCATGGCCGAGAGCTACCTGCTCGACCGCAAGCGCGTGCTGCCGGCCGCCGCCCTGCTCGAGGGGCAGTACGGCATCAACGGCTACTTCTTCGGCGTCCCCACGCAGATCGGCGCGGGCGGCGTGGAGAAGATCGTCGAGGTGCAGCTCAACGACGCCGAGAAGGCCGAGCTCAACAAGTCCTTCGAGTCGGTGAAGAAGACCGTCGGCGAAGTGAAGCTGTAG
- the icd gene encoding NADP-dependent isocitrate dehydrogenase, with product MAPPSGEKITLKNGKLFVPDNPIVPYIEGDGTGRDIWRASQAVFDAAVEKAYKGKKKIAWFEVLAGEKAFKTVNNWLPDETVTAFREYLVGIKGPLTTPVGGGIRSLNVALRQMLDLYVCLRPVRYFKGVPSPVKTPEKVDMTIFRENTEDIYAGIEFEAGSAQAAKVLEYLKKEFPKDFGKIRFPENVGIGVKPVSKEGTERLVRAAIEYAIAHKRKSVTIVHKGNIMKFTEGAFRKWGYELAAREFGDKVYTWDQWEATKAAKSEDAANAEQKAAVSAGKIIIKDSIADITLQQVLTRPDEFDVIATLNLNGDYLSDALAAQVGGIGIAPGGNINYVTGHAVFEATHGTAPKYADLDKVNPGSVILSGEMMLRHMGWHEAADLIISGMDKAIANKTVTYDFARLMRQEGQGNVTEVKCSEFGQAIIKNM from the coding sequence ATGGCGCCTCCGAGCGGCGAGAAGATCACCCTGAAGAACGGCAAGCTGTTCGTTCCGGACAACCCCATCGTCCCGTACATCGAGGGTGACGGCACCGGCCGCGACATCTGGCGCGCCTCCCAGGCCGTCTTCGATGCGGCGGTGGAGAAGGCGTACAAGGGCAAGAAGAAGATCGCCTGGTTCGAGGTGCTGGCCGGCGAGAAGGCCTTCAAGACGGTCAACAACTGGCTGCCCGACGAGACGGTCACCGCCTTCCGCGAGTACCTGGTGGGCATCAAGGGCCCGCTGACCACGCCCGTGGGCGGTGGCATCCGCTCGCTCAACGTGGCGCTGCGCCAGATGCTGGACCTGTACGTCTGCCTGCGTCCCGTCCGCTACTTCAAGGGCGTGCCCAGCCCGGTGAAGACCCCCGAGAAGGTCGACATGACCATCTTCCGGGAGAACACCGAGGACATCTACGCCGGTATCGAGTTCGAGGCGGGCAGCGCCCAGGCCGCCAAGGTGCTCGAGTACCTCAAGAAGGAGTTCCCCAAGGACTTCGGCAAGATCCGCTTTCCGGAGAACGTGGGCATCGGCGTGAAGCCCGTGTCGAAGGAGGGCACCGAGCGGCTCGTGCGTGCCGCGATCGAGTACGCCATCGCGCACAAGCGCAAGAGCGTGACGATCGTCCACAAGGGCAACATCATGAAGTTCACCGAGGGCGCCTTCCGCAAGTGGGGCTACGAGCTGGCCGCCCGCGAGTTCGGTGACAAGGTCTACACCTGGGATCAGTGGGAGGCCACCAAGGCCGCCAAGAGCGAGGACGCCGCCAACGCCGAGCAGAAGGCCGCGGTCTCCGCCGGGAAGATCATCATCAAGGACTCCATCGCGGACATCACCCTGCAGCAGGTGCTGACGCGTCCGGACGAGTTCGACGTCATCGCCACGCTCAACCTCAACGGTGACTACCTCTCCGACGCGCTGGCCGCGCAGGTGGGCGGCATCGGCATCGCGCCGGGCGGCAACATCAACTACGTCACCGGCCACGCCGTCTTCGAGGCCACCCACGGCACCGCGCCCAAGTACGCGGACCTGGACAAGGTGAACCCGGGCTCGGTCATCCTCTCGGGCGAGATGATGCTGCGCCACATGGGCTGGCACGAGGCCGCGGACCTCATCATCTCGGGCATGGACAAGGCCATCGCCAACAAGACGGTCACCTACGACTTCGCCCGCCTGATGCGCCAGGAGGGCCAGGGCAACGTGACCGAGGTGAAGTGCTCGGAGTTCGGCCAGGCCATCATCAAGAACATGTAG
- a CDS encoding class I SAM-dependent methyltransferase yields MDEAEEQGVRRVYGEIAGIYEAFFPSLHRYEGRVERFLGEVVAPGCRVLDVGCGPGQLTRELAPSVEVVGVDLSPEMIERARSGRPSGEYRVHSYRDPLPEELGRFDVALAVGCLDFCDDLGRTLRHVSAVLNPGGRLLFTVLERRPGLEGHEEARRRVQTADTEVTLYFWSFEETARVLLDAGLLPRGYAHAPGWVQLTEQRTMRFGWWDVERRQQGR; encoded by the coding sequence ATGGACGAAGCGGAAGAGCAGGGCGTGCGGCGGGTGTACGGGGAGATCGCCGGCATCTACGAGGCGTTCTTCCCCTCGCTGCACCGGTACGAGGGGAGGGTGGAGCGGTTCCTCGGGGAGGTGGTGGCCCCTGGCTGCCGGGTGTTGGACGTGGGGTGCGGCCCGGGACAGCTCACGCGGGAGCTCGCCCCGTCCGTGGAGGTCGTGGGGGTGGATCTCTCACCCGAGATGATCGAACGGGCGCGGAGCGGCCGGCCCTCGGGCGAGTACCGGGTGCACAGCTACCGCGACCCGCTCCCCGAGGAGCTCGGCCGCTTCGACGTGGCGCTGGCGGTGGGGTGCCTCGACTTCTGTGATGACCTGGGCCGGACGCTGCGCCACGTCTCCGCGGTCTTGAATCCGGGCGGGCGGCTGCTCTTCACGGTGCTGGAGCGCCGCCCGGGGCTGGAGGGGCACGAGGAGGCCCGGCGGCGGGTCCAGACGGCGGACACGGAGGTGACGCTGTACTTCTGGTCCTTCGAGGAGACGGCCCGGGTGCTCCTGGACGCGGGTCTGCTCCCCCGCGGCTACGCCCACGCCCCGGGGTGGGTGCAGCTCACCGAGCAGCGGACGATGCGCTTCGGCTGGTGGGATGTGGAGCGTCGCCAGCAGGGGCGCTGA
- a CDS encoding polysaccharide deacetylase family protein — protein MRWAVGTPLVVLGLLVGLWQLSRSWTFQLFGELHARVETSEKVVALTFDDGPRPGQTEAILDILKRHGVRASFFMVGRNIERHRELAARVLAEGHQLGNHSYSHRRLIFKSPSYVREELDRTDALLRGLGVEGELLFRAPNGKKLVVLPWLLSRSGRKHITFDVVPRDDAEQDVELLTSRVMEAVRPGSIILFHDGGQEKPGTVKAVDIVLGRLRAQGYRFVTVSELLALGGG, from the coding sequence GTGCGTTGGGCGGTCGGGACGCCGCTGGTGGTGCTGGGGCTGCTGGTGGGGCTGTGGCAGCTCTCGAGGTCATGGACGTTCCAGCTCTTCGGCGAGCTGCACGCCCGGGTGGAGACCTCCGAGAAGGTGGTGGCGCTGACGTTCGATGACGGGCCGAGGCCGGGTCAGACGGAGGCCATCCTCGACATCCTGAAACGGCACGGGGTGAGGGCCAGCTTCTTCATGGTGGGCCGCAACATCGAGCGTCACCGGGAGCTGGCGGCGAGGGTGCTGGCCGAGGGGCACCAGCTGGGCAACCACTCGTATTCGCACCGCCGGCTGATCTTCAAATCGCCGTCCTATGTGAGGGAGGAGCTCGACAGGACGGACGCGCTGCTGCGGGGGTTGGGGGTGGAGGGGGAGCTCCTCTTCCGGGCGCCGAACGGCAAGAAGCTGGTGGTGCTGCCCTGGCTGCTGTCCCGGAGCGGTCGCAAGCACATCACCTTCGACGTGGTGCCCAGGGACGACGCGGAGCAGGACGTGGAGCTGCTGACGTCTCGGGTGATGGAGGCGGTGAGGCCGGGCTCCATCATCCTGTTCCACGATGGAGGACAGGAGAAGCCGGGGACGGTGAAGGCCGTGGACATCGTCCTGGGGCGGCTGCGGGCGCAGGGGTACCGGTTCGTGACGGTGTCCGAGCTGCTGGCGCTCGGCGGCGGGTAG
- a CDS encoding PilZ domain-containing protein, which yields MSSEQERRRFRRYPLRLRALLRFGSEEVEAEVINASVGGCLLRTHLRVQAGDVIEVSIPDMQVPPTSMVVVRSAATDDSGHMVATCFESPVTDESTLAEHSSETAAPSSKPTRPN from the coding sequence ATGTCCTCCGAACAGGAGCGGCGCCGCTTCCGGCGCTACCCCTTGCGGCTGCGCGCCCTTCTCCGGTTCGGCTCCGAGGAGGTGGAAGCGGAGGTCATCAATGCCTCCGTGGGCGGCTGCCTGCTGAGGACCCACCTGCGGGTGCAGGCGGGAGATGTCATCGAGGTGAGCATCCCGGACATGCAGGTGCCCCCGACGTCCATGGTGGTGGTGCGCAGTGCCGCCACGGATGACTCGGGCCACATGGTGGCCACCTGTTTCGAGTCCCCGGTGACGGACGAGTCCACCCTGGCCGAGCATTCGAGCGAAACAGCGGCTCCTTCCTCCAAACCCACGCGACCCAACTAG